In Antennarius striatus isolate MH-2024 chromosome 8, ASM4005453v1, whole genome shotgun sequence, a single window of DNA contains:
- the LOC137600344 gene encoding adhesion G protein-coupled receptor E5-like, which produces MRYYQSWWSIWFAFDMRSGKELFILGLLCMLGEGLCECQQGLYSVGRRCIDVDECHEFPDVCGKHTNCTNTNGSYYCQCLPGFNNIKGTVNFTGLDGQCQDNNECTDNHYINICGHGGNCSNLIGSFQCTCHFGFTNNRNRQGSCIDINECNEAEMKEYVCGDKGTCNNVEGSYWCKCPQGYTNYGRERIPCSKLDCDGFNAKNESVTLLGGLADILLMMRNNCLALSNSSVIGEAKADGEALLQKLFTTTETILSSGSLNSEDVTRLLSTVENSILLIGPQLNDSYKMLETTKRDVEIAVHRGKTRPFGSIHLTTEKASLDTDWTTAVGTGPYTGFALAALLIHRNLELSGNHSFEELTKYEKDGVHPSFQVSSAVASVVVSNPSTENLSHPVNITFRHLQDIDESPEVKYICVYWSERGTWSTDGCYQKQSNITHTLCTCEHLTSFAVLMALYPMKHPFGLLLVTKIGLTISLLCLILCILTFKFCRSIQGTRNTIHLHLCICLFMADLFFLAGISQTKTLGGCRFIAVVLHFFFLGVFTWMLLEGVQLYRMVILVFNATMRPLHLFLIGYGTPLFIVIISVIIRSNGYGTVRHCWLSLEDGLIWSFFGPVCFIIILNIFFFIITVWRLVQKFSSLNPDLTKLHKIKAFTVTAIAQMCVLGLMWIFGVFLFEEGPTFVEYVFTILNSLQGMLVFIMHCLLSKQVRDEYAHFLAYFATPQKKRYSDFSSTNPSSSQSQGSRSGQQTGESQI; this is translated from the exons GATTATTGTGTATGCTGGGGGAAGGTCTCTGTGAATGTCAGCAGGGCTTGTATTCAGTAGGCCGTCGCTGTATTG ATGTGGATGAGTGCCACGAATTCCCAGATGTCTGTGGGAAGCACACAAATTGTACCAACACAAATGGCAGTTATTACTGTCAGTGTTTGCCTGGCTTCAACAATATTAAAGGGACTGTTAACTTCACCGGGTTAGATGGACAGTGCCAAG ACAACAATGAATGCACAGATAACCACTACATCAACATCTGTGGTCATGGAGGTAATTGTTCCAACCTGATTGGGAGCTTTCAGTGCACGTGCCATTTTGGATTCACCAATAACAGGAACAGGCAAGGATCCTGCATTG ACATAAATGAGTGCAACGAGGCTGAAATGAAAGAGTACGTATGTGGAGATAAAGGAACTTGTAACAACGTTGAAGGGAGTTATTGGTGCAAGTGTCCACAAGGATACACTAATTATGGCAGGGAAAGGATCCCTTGCTCAA AACTCGACTGTGATGGCTTCAATGCTAAAAATGAGTCTGTAACG TTGCTTGGAGGCCTGGCAGATATTTTGTTGATGATGAGAAACAACTGTTTGGCTCTTTCTAACTCAAGTGTCATTGGTGAAGCAAAAGCTGATGGAGAGGCACTACTGCAG AAACTGTTCACAACAACCGAGACTATTCTGTCCTCTGGTTCCCTGAACAGTGAAGATGTTACCAGATTGCTCAGTACAGTGGAAAACTCCATTCTGCTTATTGGTCCACAGCTCAACGACAGTTACAAAATGTTAGAGACTACCAAGAGAG ATGTAGAGATAGCTGTGCATAGGGGAAAAACTCGACCTTTTGGATCTATTCATCTTACAACTGAAAAGGCTTCACTCGATACTGACTGGACAACAGCAGTCGGAACAGGACCTTACACTG GTTTTGCTTTGGCTGCATTGTTGATCCACAGGAACCTTGAACTCTCAGGTAATCACTCTTTTGAGGAGCtgacaaaatatgaaaaagatGGCGTGCACCCCTCTTTTCAGGTCTCCTCAGCAGTTGCATCTGTTGTGGTCTCTAACCCATCTACTGAGAACTTAAGCCACCCTGTCAACATCACCTTCAGACATCTACAG gaCATAGATGAGTCTCCAGAGGTGAAATATATCTGTGTGTACTGGAGTGAGAGAGGAACCTGGTCCACAGATGGCTGCTATCAAAAGCAAtccaacatcacacacactttatgtACCTGTGAACATCTGACCAGCTTTGCTGTACTCATGGCACTCTACCCTATGAAG CACCCTTTTGGCCTCCTGTTGGTGACTAAGATTGGATTGACCATCTCCCTGCTGTGCCTCATACTGTGCATCCTGACATTCAAATTCTGCCGCTCCATACAAGGGACCCGTAATACGATTCACCTTCACCTGTGTATCTGCCTCTTTATGGCTGACCTCTTCTTTCTTGCTGGCATTTCACAAACTAAAACTTTG GGTGGCTGCAGATTTATTGCAGTGGTactccatttcttctttttgggAGTGTTTACCTGGATGCTGTTGGAAGGAGTTCAGCTGTACCGTATGGTGATCCTGGTGTTCAATGCCACAATGCGGCCCCTCCACTTGTTTCTCATTGGTTATGGGACGCCtctttttattgtcatcatatCTGTCATCATCAGGTCAAATGGATATGGAACTGTTAGGCA CTGCTGGCTGTCCCTGGAAGATGGCCTCATATGGAGTTTCTTTGGCCCTGTatgcttcatcatcatcctcaacaTCTTCTTTTTTATCATCACAGTCTGGAGGCTTGTCCAGAAGTTTTCTAGTCTCAACCCAGATCTCACCAAACTACACAAAATTAA AGCGTTCACAGTGACAGCTATTGCCCAGATGTGTGTACTTGGACTGATGTGGATTTTTGGGGTCTTCCTGTTTGAAGAGGGCCCTACTTTCGTAGAATATGTGTTCACTATCCTAAACAGCCTGCAAGGAATGCTGGTCTTCATTATGCACTGCCTATTGTCCAAACAG GTGAGAGATGAGTATGCCCATTTCCTTGCCTATTTTGccacaccacagaagaagagataCTCAGACTTCAGCAGTACAAACCCTTCCAGTAGTCAGTCACAG gGTTCTCGGAGTGGGCAGCAGACTGGGGAATCTCAAATATGA